The window ATGAACCCGACCTGTCGAAATGAATCGAAGTCAACCACGTGCAGACCGCCAGCCACCATGTCGGCAACAAAGAGGGTCTTTCCATCTGGCGAGACTCGAATATCTTGTGGCATGCCTTGTGCCGTGCTGATCTTCAGCGTGGGGTTCTCAGGGTCAGGGATCTGCATGAATGTTTTGCCCGAATCGGTCAACAAGGCAAGCACCTGCGGGCGGTCGAAGTAAGCACTGAGTTTGAGGGTCTGTACGACCTTGCGTTTACCGATGTCGATCTTTGTGATGGCACCACCGAACTCGCAAGTGAACACCGCCTGGTCGCCCTCTGCAGAGAAGTCGGCGTGGTTGATGCCTTCGCACAGCGGGGTTTCAATTGAGAAAGCCAGCTTCATCGTGAGAGGATCCCGAAAGTCGAGCCGCTTGAAGGCTTCGGCCACCACGATGGCATAGCGGCCGTCTATCGTCCAGTAGAGGTTGTAGGGATCATCGACCGGAATTGATGTTCCGGTTTTTCCTGTGCGGGGGTTGATGGGTGTCAAGCTTCCGTCGGATCGACCTTCAGCATTATTGGCAACCCAAAGTGTCTGGAGATCCCATGAAGGCACGATGTGCTGTGGATCCACGCCTACTTTCAACGTGTCCACTACCTTCAGCGTGGTGGGGTCAATCACTGAGACAGTGCCAGCAGAGCGGTTTGGGACATAAATTCGGTTCAGAGCGCCATTGACGGCAGGAGAGAGTCGCCCCGCAGTGGTCTCACTGTAGACGTTAGGACGATCTTTCGTCGCAGGCAAGGCTCGACTTTCAGGCACGCCTTCTTTGGTAGTTTGTGCGTAACCGGTCGCCACGGATACGGCAGAGAGTACGGAAAGAGCGACGGCTGGTAGTGCCGATGAGTTGAGGTATTTCATCGTATGCATGAATTTCAATGGATGATCAAGCGAATGATTTAGCGTCGTCGATCGACGGCTTCCTGAATGGCCCTGACGCTCGACTCAATGATCAGCTCAGTGCCAATTTTTCCGATCACCGCACTCGATGCCTTGGGGTCTCCTGAGATTCCGGTGACAGACTCAGGAGTCGAGAAGCCGCTAAGCTTGTCCATCCTGACAAGATTCGGATCGACGGCGAGCATCAGCGATGTGTCCGCGAGCCCAGCATGTGCCCCAATTTGAGCGCTTGTAAAACCCTTGGCACGCAACGCCTGCGAGAAGCCGTTGTCTGCTGCCCGGTAGTAGTCCGCCACGTAGTGGGCGCGGGTCTTCGAGCCAGTCCATTCGCGGTTTAAGCGGTCTGCTGTCTGTTGCAGCAGACTCTGATAGCCGCCATGGTCCCCAACGAACACGACATCCAGAAACCCATGTTGCTTTAGGCTGCGGGCAGCGCCGGAAAGCACGGCCGTGAAGGCATCCGCTGGTATCGAGATCGTGCCTGTGAACCTCATGTGTCCGGAATGCGAACCAATGATGCCTTCCGGCACATAAGCGACAACGGGAGCAACCAAGGTGTTACCGAGTTTTTCCGCGATCTGACCCGCCAGAACGTGCACCCTGACGTTGTGCTTGCCAAGCGCCATGTGAGGGCCGCTCTGCTCGGTGCCACCGACCGGGACAATGACAGTGGTCGCACCGGATCGAACGGCATCCCGGGCTTCGGTCCACGTCATGTCGTCCAGGTAGACCTGGTTGGGGGCCGCATGCACCCCTGACGTCATGGCTCCGATGACCACGGTAGAGATGAGCCAGCGTCGAAACCAGGCAAAACGCCAGTGATCTTTAAGGAGCGTCATTTAGTGCGGCGCAAGCGCAAGGCGTTGGTGATCACGGAGGCGGAACTCAGGCTCATGGCCAAAGCCGCGATCATGGGGGACAGAAGCCAGCCGGTGAAGGGATAAAGCAGACCTGCGGCCAAGGGTATCCCCAACGCGTTGTAAAAAAACGCGAAGCCCAAGTTCTGCTTCATGTTCGCGACGGTTGATTCCGACAAGTCGCGGGCGGTGGCGATACCGCGAAGGTCTCCCTTCACCAGTGTCACCTGCGCGCTGTTCATGGCGACATCGGTGCCGGTACCCATGGCGATACCCACATCCGCCTTCGCCAACGCCGGGGCATCGTTGATGCCATCACCTGCCATGGCCACAATGCGTCCCTGGGCCTGCAGGCTTCGCACCAGTTCTAGTTTGTCAGCCGGCTTGACCTCGCCGTGAACCTCGTCAATACCAAGTGTTTGCCCCACTGCCCGGGCCGTCGTGACGCCATCGCCAGTGGCCATGACAATCTGAATACCCGCAGCACGCAACGCCTGGAGCGCCTCTTGGGTACTCGCTTTAATCGGATCGGACACGGCGAGCAAACCCGTGAACTTTCCGTCTGCGGCAAGCAGCATGACGCTGGCCCCCTCGACACGCAATGCTTCAGCGCTCGCCGTCACGCTGGGATCGATGACAACACCCTCCTGAGACATCAGCGCTGTGTTCCCAAGCAGCAAGGTGCGCGATTCAACGAGGCCGCGTACCCCGATGCCGGTGATCGAATCGAAGGCGTCAACTTTTGCAAGCGTCAAACCCTGCTGATGTGCAGCGCTGACAATCGCCTGAGCCAAGGGGTGTTCACTCCCTTGGTCCATACTGGCAGCCAGCCTTAAAACCTCTTGCTCGGTGATGCCTTCTGCGGGAACGGCTCTGTTGAACGTTGGCCTTCCTTCGGTCAAAGTCCCTGTCTTATCCACGATCAAAACATCGACCTTGCGCAAATTTTCGATGGCTGCAGCATCCCGAAACAAAACACCTTGCGTTGCCCCCCTTCCTGTGGCCACCATGATGGACATCGGTGTGGCCAGACCCAGTGCGCAAGGGCAGGCAATGATGAGCACGGAAACCGCGTTGATGAGGCCGTAAACCCAACTTGGCTGTGGTCCAAGCCAACCCCAAAGTACCAAGGTTAGCAATGCCGCTACGACAACGGCCATGACAAAGTAGCCCGCGACGTGATCCGCCATGCGTTGCATCGGCGCCCTGGATCGCTGGGCTTGCGCAACCAATTGGACGATTTGAGAAAGAACACTGGATGCCCCTACGTGCTCAGCCCGCATGACGAGTGCCCCCGACGTGTTCAGGGTTGCACCGATGAGTTTGTCTCCCGGCCGTTTTGTCACAGGCAAGGGTTCGCCGGTGAGCATGGATTCGTCGACGGCGCTGCTACCTTCGATCACCACTCCATCCACGGGCACTTTTTCGCCAGGCCGTACCCTGAGCAGGTCGGCCTCGTGAACATGCGTCAAAGGCACATCTTCTTCGGTGCCGTCCGCCGCAATGCGCCGGGCGGTTTTAGGTGCCAGGCCTAGCAAGGATTTGATCGCCGCTGACGTCTGTGAACGTGCCTTGAGTTCAAGAAGTTGCCCCAGCAGCGTCAAGGAAATGATCACGGCCGCGGCTTCGAAGTAGACCGCCACCCGCCCCATGGACACAAAACTGGTCGGAAATACCGAAGGTTTGACCGTGGCAATGACGCTATAGATGAACGCGGCGGAGGTGCCTAGACTGATCAAGGTCCACATGTTGGGACTGCGATTGACCACCGACTCCCAACCTCGCAAAAAAAATGGCCAACCCGCCCATAGAACGATTGGAAGAGAAAGACAAAGCTCCACCCAGCTTTGTGTTGCCATTTCCAGAAATCCAAGCTGATGTCCGAACATGGCCAAAACCGTCACAACAACCGTGAGGGGAAGGGTCCACCAAAACCGTCTTGTAAAGTCTTTCAGTTCTGGATTTTCGTCATCATCAAGCGCCGGCATTTCCGGCTCCAGTGCCATCCCGCACTTGGGGCAATTGCCGGGATGGTCCTGGCGAATCTCTGGATGCATAGGGCAGGTGTAGACCTTGCCAGTCTGCTCGACCTGGGCCACTGGCGGCCTGGCCGTGGTCGAGGACGATTTCAAGTAGCGCTCAGGCTCTGAAACAAACTTGGTTTGGCACCGGGTGCTACAGAAAAAATAGCTTAGCCCTCCATGTTCGAGCTGATGCGGCGACTGCTCCGTCACTGCCATGCCGCACACCGGATCCTTCAAGGTCGGCGTGTCAACAGTGGTGGGTTCCGCTTTAACGGGAATCGCTCCGCCCCGTGTCTTCGAGGGGCCGCTGCTGTGCTCATGGTGTGGATGGTCCATATCGCCCTTGGAGTTGGAAAAGACAAAAGCGACCTGCCTTAAAGGGCAAGTCGCTGCCGCATTTGGAGCAGCTCGGACTACAACCCGTCCACAGCCTACGCCGATGCTTTACTTTGCAGGAGCGATCTCGGTCACCACGATCGCGCCACCGGCCTTTTCAGCCTTGAACTTGACCTTGTCGCCTGCCTTGACCTTGTCGAGCATGGCCGGGTCCTTCACCTGGAACACCATCGTCATACCAGGCATGTCCAGGTTCTTGATGTCGCCGTGCTTGATGGTGATCTTCTTGGCTTCCATGTCGACCTTGCGAATTTCGCCATCGACCATGTCACCTGCGGCGGCGCCTTCGGCCATCACCATTGGTGTCCCCGCGGGCGTGGCGGCAAATGCTGGGACTGCGGCAACCAGAGCTGCAGCAAGGATCATCAACGTGTTGAGCTTTTTCATAATGACTTGTCCTTAAAAATTGTCACTTGACGAAATTGTCAGAAGCAAAGGTGGCACCTCGTCTGCTGGTGGTAAACGCAGGTGCTGAGGTTCGCGACCTACTTCTTGGAGACGTTGACCAGCCCCTTCATGCCGGCGTCGTAGTGGCCAGGCTGCAAGCAGGCGAAATCAACTTTGCCGGACTTGGTGAATTGCCAAATGATCTCCCCAGTCTTGCCCGGAGCCACGGTGACCATATTGGCGTCCGCATGTTCCATCTCAGGGTTTTTCTTCATGACCTCGTAATGGTCCTGCAAGTCTTTCTCTGTCCCCAGCACCATCTCGTGCTTGACCTTGCCGGAGTTCTTGGCGACGAACTTGATGGTCTCGCCTTGCTTCACGTCGATGAGGGATGAGTGAAACTTCATGTCGTCGGTCATGTCGACGTTCACGGTACGGGTCACTTTGGATGCGACGCCGGGTTTACCGATGGCATCATCGCCGTGGCCGCCTGCGTGGTTGCCCGAGGCCATGGCGCTCATCCCCAAAAGGATGGCTGGGACTGCGATGAGGAGGTGAATTGCTTTCATAAAAATAACCTTTCTGTGGGTGTAAAAAAACTGACTCAGTGCTTCATGTTGCCCATGGGCTTGCGTACCTGGACTTCAACTTCTTTGGCCGGCATGTTCTGTACCGGCATGGACTTACCTCCTTCCGCGGCAAAGCGGGCAGGGTTTGGCAGGGCCCCCGTCCATTCGTAGGCGACCTCTCCGGGTCGGTGCTTGTACCAACCAGGATCCTTGTAATCACCGGCTTTCTGGTCCTTGCGAACCTTGACCACGGAAAACATGCCGCCCATTTCAACGGAACCGAAGGGGCCGGTCCCGGTCATCATGGGCGCGGTGTTGTCAGGCAGTGGCATCTCCATCTCCGCCATGTCGGCCATGCCACGCTCACCCATCACCATGTAGTCGGGGATCACATTGGTGATGTCGCGTGCAACCTTTCGGTGGTCCACGCCGATCATGGTCGGCACTTCATGGCCCATCGCATTCATGGTGTGGTGGCTCTTGTGGCAGTGGAACGCCCAGTCGCCTTCTTCGTCAGCCAGGAACTCGATCTGCCGCATTTGCCCGACTGCCACGTCGGTAGTGACCTCGTACCAGCGTGTCGATTTTGGTGTCGGCCCGCCATCGGTACCGGTCACAAGGAACTCGTGACCGTGCAGATGGATCGGGTGGTTCGTCATCGTCAAGTTGCCAATACGGATGCGTACCTTGTCGTTCTTGCGGACGACCAGCGGATCGATGCCCGGGAACACGCGGCTGTTCCAGCTCCACAGGTTGAAGTCGAGCATGGTCATGATCTTGGGCGTATAGGCACCCGGATCAATGTCATAGGCGTTCAGCAAGAACACGAAATCGCGGTTGACCTCGTCGATTAGTGGATGTTTGGCCTTTGGATGCGTGATCCAGAAACCCATCATGCCCATCGCCATCTGCGTCATCTCGTCGGCATGCGGGTGGTACATGAAAGTGCCTGGGCGACGGGCTACGAATTCGTAGACGAAGGTTTTGCCTGATGGAATCGCCGGTTGGTTCAAACCGGAGACACCGTCCATGCCATTGGGAAGCCGTTGGCCGTGCCAGTGAACGCTGGTGTGTTCGGGCAACTTGTTGGTCACGAAGATGCGCACCCGGTCGCCTTCGACCACTTCGATGGTCGGTCCAGGAGACTGGCCGTTGTAGCCCCAAAGATGGGCCTTGAAACCCGGCGCCATCTCACGCACCACAGGTTCGGCCACTAGGTGGAACTCCTTGACACCGTTGTTCATCCGCCAAGGCAGCGTCCATCCGTTGAGCGTGACCACTGGGTTGTAGGGTCGTCCCGTGTTGGGAACCAAGGGATCCATGGTGTCGGGCTTTGTCTGCAACACCGGCTCGGGCAGAGCCGCCATCGCCACTCGGCTGACGGAAGCTGCAGCTACCGCCGTAGTGATTGCGCCGGCGCCGGTCAGGAAATTTCTTCTGTTCGTCATATGTTTTCCGTATTTGATTGAGGTCGGCTCAGTGGCCGCCTTCGGCGCCAGCAGTTGCGGCGCTCGAGACCGACATCGCGCCTGCAGAGGTGGGCTTTCCGGTCACGGACGCAGCAAGGGCGGCATCCGCAAGCCAGAACTGTTGATAGGCGTTGATCGCTGCGGAAACACTCGAGATCTGCTCTCGGGTGTCTGCCAGCAACTCGAACACGCCGATGAGCATGCCGTTGTAGCGAAGCATGGTTTCCTCACCCATAGTCTTGCGCAAAGGAACGATCTCATCGCGGTAGTGACGCGCGACGTCGTAGGCGGTCCGGTAGGCTGAGTAGCTCTCGCGAAGCTGGGAAGAGGCACCGCGCACGGTGCTCTCGTACCGGTTGGCCGCGGCGAGCGATTGCGCATTCATGGCTGCGCGCTGCGACGTTCCCCAGTCGAAGATGGGCAGCCGCACGTCCAACTCGTAACCTTTGCGGACTGCGGAGGTACCGGCACCGTTGTCAAACACCGTGTCGCGGCGAATGCCGAGCTCGACATCCAGCAAGCTGGTGAGAAGATTCAAACCTTGCGATTTGCCGGCAACATCCAACTGATGCTTGGCCAGTTGCACGTCCAGGCGCTGCTCTTTTGCGCTCGCCGTGAGGACGCTGGCTTGGATTGGCGTTTTCGGGAGATCAGGCAAACGTTCAGGCAACTTCAGCTGTTCGACCTGCGCATCCGTCAGCCCCAACTGCCTAACCAACTCTTCCCGTGCGGCCGTTGAAGCGTGTTGAGCAGCTGCCAGTTGCGCTGCAGCTTCAGCGTAGAAATTTTGTTCCTTGGCACGCTGCAACTTGTTGAAATTGCCAGCCTGTTGCATACGGCGCGCCAATTCGGCACCTGCCTGTGCTGCCGCGTTGACCTGTTGTGCGTATTGCAGCGTTTGCTGAGTTGCGACCGCACGCACCCAGGCTTGACGTACCTGAGTGACCTGTTCGACCACGGACGCGCTGAGCTGGATCTTCGCCTGTGCGACCTGGCCTTGCGCGATGGCCTGGCGTCGCGGGAGCGTCAGGAGATCCAGCAAGCCGAACGACAGCAGCCGACCGATCTCCAGTTCGTCAACAAAACGCATGCGCTCGAAGGTAAACACGGGATTTGCCAACCTGCCAGACTGCTCGGCCTGCGCCATTTCGGCCCAGCTTTGGGCCAGCAAGGCTTGCAACGATGGACTGTTGGCCAACGACAGCTGAACCGCTTCGTTCATTCCGAGTGGCTGCGCCAACAGGTCTGCTGTAAGTTTGTTCCGCGCCTGCGTCTGCTGTTTAGTGCGGCTCAGCTCAAGCTTGCCACCGGTAAAGGTTCCCACGCTGCTGCTCGTATCGGCGAGGGTTTGGTCGAAGTTGACCGAAGCGCATCCGGCCAGGACAAAGGTCGCCATCGCGACCGCGCCCAATTTAAAAAAGCTTTTCATGGTGATCCAGTCAAGGTTTGGCGGGTTCAGCGGGCGCAATGCCCTTGCCTGGGTCGACGGTGGTATTGGGAACCTGGGGTTCACGGGCCTCCTTGGCGTAGACACGCCATCCGCCAATCTTGGCGGTCGTCGCGTTGATGGCCTTCCAATCGCCAACGGTTTCTTCGGTGTAGGGCTTGTAGCCCTCAAAAGCGGAACGGTAGGTGTCCGGCGTTGCTGCCTTTGCTTGTGAAGCGGGGAGAGCTGGAAGGGGCGTGTTCTGCGCTCCAGCGGTGGCTGGGACGGCAGCGCACAGCACCATGCCGGCAGCCAATAAAGGATTGATCATGGAATTCCTTGCAATTCATGGGACGGCGCACAGAAAGCAACCCGCAACGGGACGCTTTAAGGCGGGCAATGAAAAGGCACCTCGAACCACTCAGGCCATCAGGCCCTGTCGGTAGGGTGCGTCAGGAGCGGGGCGGTCTCTCGAGAAGGCTTGACGGCGCGGCGTAGGACTGGGCCAAGGGCTCCAGATACTGCGCGGGGGGAGAAATGGCGAATGCCATCAGTGAGGGCACCTCTGCAATACCGATGAGATTGCAGCAAGCAGCGCAGATGCCACACTTGTGCGTGGCATCGGGTAATTTGGCCGACATGTGATCGGGCTGATCAACTTGTGCGTTGATCACCATCATCATGGCCTCGTCATCCATGGCACCACCACCGTGGTCCATGTGAACGGTGGGCTGAGCCATTTGAGCTGACTCTGGCATCGTCTGAACCTGCACAGCGTGATGCTCCGCGCCCATCCCGCAGTACAGCATTGATGCGGCAGCGAATCCCTGAACAGGAATCGCCAGCATCACGAGCCATAGCAAAAATGACGAGAGGAGTCGCATGTGGACAGGAATTCTAGCGATACGTGGGGTCAGTGCGCAAATTGCGACAGTTTACTTGTTCCCACCGCCGTAGTGTGCTTGAAGGGCGCTGGAAAGGCGCGCTACTTCGTCACCTTTCATCGTGATGATGCTGCCATCAGCGGCTTGCATGCTCTCACCTTCCTTCATCCGGTAAGCCCGGCCGAACTTGCTTTCCATCGCCATCTTGCCGTCCTTGAACATATGCACGGTACTGCCGTCCTTGAGTTGGACCGACTTCTCGATGTCTGCTTGATCCACTGCAAAAGCAGACAAGGCCGGGGCGAGAAGGGCGAAAGACACGATTGCTGTACGAAAGTTCATTTGAAATCCATAAGATATTTTGCGAAATCCCCAAATTTTTTGGGGCCAGTGACGCGCTTTTTGCATCACTGGTAGTGAATGTAGAGATGCCACGCGCACAGAGGCATGACCCGTACATTACAGATTTGAGATGTTCGCCTACACCCAATCCCGCGATCTGGCATATGCGCCAAAATGCCTCACGTGCGGCATTGGCCCCACCTAAGTCAACGCTTGCGGAGGTCTCTTGAAAATTCTGGTGATCGAAGATGAACCACGGGCAGCTGAGTATTTACGTCAGGGACTGACGGAAAGCAGCTATGCGGTCGAGGTAGCCTACAACGGCACCGATGGCTTGCATGCGGCTGCTAATGGCGACCACGATTTGGTAATCTTGGACGTGATGCTTCCAGGCATCGATGGTTTTGCCGTGCTGTCCGCGTTGCGTACGTTCAGGCAAATACCTGTGCTGATGCTTACCGCTCGAGAGAATGTTGATGACAAGGTGAGGGGGTTCGACATGGGTGCCGACGATTACCTCGTCAAGCCTTTTCAGTTCCCAGAGCTGCTAGCCCGCGTGCGAGCATTGCTCAAGCGCGGGCAATCGCAGGTGCCTGCTCAAACTTTGCGAGTAACTGATCTTCTTATAGATCCGATACGGCACCGCGCCACCCGAGCCGGTCAGCGGATCGATCTTTCAGCGAAAGAGTTTGCTTTGCTGAGTCTCCTGGCTCAAAAGACGGGCGAAGTCCTTTCACGCACACAGATCGCTTCTTTGGTTTGGGACATTCACTTCGATTCCGACACCAACGTGGTGGAGGTTGCCATGCGGCGGCTAAGAGCCAAGATCGACGACCCATTCGAGGAAAAATTGATTCACACAGTAAGAGGTGTGGGCTACGTGATGGAGCACCGCGCAAGGGAATGACGGCGTGAAGCAGTTTCGATTTTTTCGGTTGACAGCACCAATGTCGTTTGCGCTACGGACCGCATTTGCTTCGGCCTTGTTCGGCTTGATTACTGCCAGTGGCGCCATCCTGCTTGGGTGTGTTGCATTGTCAACGCAGCTGGATACCCGTTCCCGCACTGAAATCGAAGGAAAGCGGGATCTGGTGCTGCACGCCTTGTCCGAAGTTCCCGCAATTGAAGATATCGGACCAGATAACCACCGATTCGGCGATTTACTCACCGGCCATGGGGATCTTCACCTTGCAGTAGTGAGGACAGACACTGGCCAAGTTCTGGCTAGTTTCTCACCTTTGGCGGACCAGTCTTTGGCAGCTTTGAAAGATGTCCAAGAAAATTCAACCGGTACATGGTTTTCAGCGACTGGGGCAAGATTGGATTCCTTCAAGGGAACGAGCCGACTGCGCAATGGTCAGGAAGTGAGGGTCTATCTGTCCCTTGATCGCGAGCGCGACGCACAGCTGCTTCGCGACTTCATCCGATCGACGATGGCAGGATTACCTGTGCTCCTATTGATCGTTGCTTTGGGGAGCTGGATCATCACAAAAACCGGCTTGGCGCCTCTTCACAGATTCCATCGGTTGGCCGCATCTGTGGGTACCCAATCGCTGGGTCACCGTGTCTCTTCTGCCGGATTGCCCGCAGAATTGACGGAACTCGCCACAGAGTTCAACAGCATGCTTGAGCGGGTGCATGAAGGCTATCAGCGCCTGCAGGAGTTTTCAGGTGACCTCGCACACGAAATGCGCACACCGGTCTCCACCCTGCTTGGTCGATCACAGGTCGCACTTTCGCATACGCGCACCATCGCAGAACTTCGAGAAGTGATCGAGGGTAATGTTGATGAACTTGAGCGTCTGTCTCGCCTTATTTCCGACATGTTGTTTATCGCTCGCACGGAGCGCGTAGATAAGCCAACTGCTTTCCAATCTGTCGATCTAACGCTGGCGACCCAGAAAGTCGCAAGCTACCTTGCCATCGTTGCGGAGGAGCGAAACGTATCCGTAGAAGTCCACGGTAATGCTGAGGTGATGGGGGATTTCCTTCTGCTGGAACGAGCGATATCCAACTTGTTGACGAATGCCATCAGGCATGCTTACGAGAATACGACGATCGCGATCAACATCTCGACTGACGAAAGAAATGTGACGTTGACCGTGATGAATCATGGTGAAGCCATCGCCGACGAGCACTTAAAAAGAATCTTTGATCGCTTCTACCGCGTTGATTCGGCACGGGCGAGAATGGATGGTGGGAACGGCTTGGGCTTGGCCATCGTGCGTTCAATCATGATTTCCCACGGCGGCAGTGTGTCTTCATTCCATCGGCCTATCGATGAAACGTCTTTTGTCTTGACCTTCCCTATCATCGATGGACGTCGTCAATCACCGCTGCCCAGCTGAGAACCTGCTGGCGTATCGGTTCGAAGGAGGGTGATGCCAGATCGCTGCTGGAATACTTGGTAGCTGATCGGTTGAAGGCTGTGCTTGCCTCCGGGATTGGTCCTCCAATACGCCCAAGCACGATTTTCCCCAGGGCTGTAAATCACTTTCCAGGTATGGCTTGGTATCCAAACTCGGCTTTGGCCGATGGTCTTGGGGCGTTGATCGACGAGGTCCGGTGAAAACGAATATATCGCCGGGAGCGCGGAGTGCGTATTTCCGCGTACCTTGCTCATCTCGGTCGGCCTGCATCGTGGTGCCGGTGGTCGTGTCGCAGCTCATTCGCAAGGCCTTGCTGGCCGGTGGTAAGGCGCGTTTCCAGGCCGCCGTGAGCAAGCTGGGGCCGTATTCGATTTCCGCGCTGCTGCTGACCTTGGTGCTGCTCTTCGCCTTCCAGGGGCATGCTACCCTGGCACAACCGCTGGTGACCGTGGAGCCGTCCGGTGGCAACGCGCGTCCGCTTCGGAACGGTGCTCAATACAGCATCGACCGCACACGTCTGGGAAGATATTGGCTGGTGTGGTTTTTCCGGACAGCGCCGGCTGAGAGGCGTAAGGTCGTCCGAACAGTTGATCAGACGCTGTGTATTGATGAAAGCCCACTACTATGACAACACCTTCTGAACGTATGCGTGCGCTTCGATTCGGGCGCGAACTGTCTGAGATACTCGAAATCGACCGCTCAGTAGCGCCTCTCATGCGTGATATCGCGAAAAAAGCATTGACTGTTTACCCCACGTCGCAACGCTGGGTAGATTTTCTGAAGCAACCCGATATGCCTGTACCACTCGAACTCGCATGCGCTATGCACATGGTGCGGGAACTGCTCGTCGATTCGGCGATTTCGAGAGACAAGCAGGATGAGTGGTGTGACGCAGTACGCCGGACCCTCCGGCATTTCCCTTCGGCATTTGAGATTGATGCCTGGTGCGTGCCAGATACCGGGGACGACATCCGGCGCCATATCGCGGATGAGTCGCATTGGGACCATTGCGTCGATTCCGCGTTCGGCCTAGTGCGGACTTGCGCCGTGGATCCGCGGAGCTAGCCATGCCGTCAGAAATCGATTTCTTCGAATGCCTTTGCGAGGGGTTGAGGGCACTCGCGCGGGAAAATCTCAACAGCGGAGATACAACGCTCTGGGTTCACCGTGGCGAGCGGCCGGTGCGGATCAGAACCAAACCATGCGCGCCCTGCACCATGAGCCTCTCAGAGTTTCTGGAAAACGCCGCATCTGGAGGAAATTGCAGAAACGGTGCGAGCCGCTGAGTTGATGAGCCCGGTATTTGTTGCAGCGGCTCGTGCGACAGATCCCCAGGCATTCAGAAATGCGACGCGCTCCACCTCGGTCAGGATCCCCGCAAACGGCGATGATTGCCGCAAGGTTCGAGCACGTTCAGAATCTCCCAGTGCGATCAACAAAGCGACCTCCATTCCATGGTCGACGAAGCCTTATCACGCAGCAAGGCCAGGCCGTGCTGCGGCAGCCTACTGTGGTACCGCGGACCAAGCGTTTCTTGAACGCAAGGAAACAATAGTGGCTCCCACGGGATTTTGTGCACTCCGATCCGGTGCAACTCGAGGCATTTTTGTAAAGCTCGGTCGGCCGGTAGCGATCATTGAGAGGCATACTTGGCTTGGTCAATCGACATCCTCTCCAGGTTCCACACCAATTCAGAATCTCTGAGCCCGGGCTTCTTGGCGCAGGCATCATCGAACAACGTCGTGCTAGACGGACATACATTTTGAGCCGCACGGCGTGCCAGGTCGAGCAGCAAGGCCGCAGTGGTGGGGACCAGAGCCGGCCCGCCACAGCGAGGTACGAGTTTGCATCGCATCTCGGCCGCGATTTCTGCGATCGCTCCGATCGATTTCACGTCGAGTTTCGCCAAATTAAATTCCGCGGTGGCTACGTCGGCCGTGGTTTCTCCCATCACTATCTTCGCGCCACATCTGTAAGCACCCAGTGAACCCATCTTGAGGTGACTCTCTCCGTCTCGCAACATCGTGTGCACGTAACCATCGTGCACACCA of the Rhodoferax koreense genome contains:
- a CDS encoding multicopper oxidase family protein — protein: MTNRRNFLTGAGAITTAVAAASVSRVAMAALPEPVLQTKPDTMDPLVPNTGRPYNPVVTLNGWTLPWRMNNGVKEFHLVAEPVVREMAPGFKAHLWGYNGQSPGPTIEVVEGDRVRIFVTNKLPEHTSVHWHGQRLPNGMDGVSGLNQPAIPSGKTFVYEFVARRPGTFMYHPHADEMTQMAMGMMGFWITHPKAKHPLIDEVNRDFVFLLNAYDIDPGAYTPKIMTMLDFNLWSWNSRVFPGIDPLVVRKNDKVRIRIGNLTMTNHPIHLHGHEFLVTGTDGGPTPKSTRWYEVTTDVAVGQMRQIEFLADEEGDWAFHCHKSHHTMNAMGHEVPTMIGVDHRKVARDITNVIPDYMVMGERGMADMAEMEMPLPDNTAPMMTGTGPFGSVEMGGMFSVVKVRKDQKAGDYKDPGWYKHRPGEVAYEWTGALPNPARFAAEGGKSMPVQNMPAKEVEVQVRKPMGNMKH
- a CDS encoding heavy metal sensor histidine kinase, which encodes MKQFRFFRLTAPMSFALRTAFASALFGLITASGAILLGCVALSTQLDTRSRTEIEGKRDLVLHALSEVPAIEDIGPDNHRFGDLLTGHGDLHLAVVRTDTGQVLASFSPLADQSLAALKDVQENSTGTWFSATGARLDSFKGTSRLRNGQEVRVYLSLDRERDAQLLRDFIRSTMAGLPVLLLIVALGSWIITKTGLAPLHRFHRLAASVGTQSLGHRVSSAGLPAELTELATEFNSMLERVHEGYQRLQEFSGDLAHEMRTPVSTLLGRSQVALSHTRTIAELREVIEGNVDELERLSRLISDMLFIARTERVDKPTAFQSVDLTLATQKVASYLAIVAEERNVSVEVHGNAEVMGDFLLLERAISNLLTNAIRHAYENTTIAINISTDERNVTLTVMNHGEAIADEHLKRIFDRFYRVDSARARMDGGNGLGLAIVRSIMISHGGSVSSFHRPIDETSFVLTFPIIDGRRQSPLPS
- a CDS encoding heavy metal response regulator transcription factor, with the protein product MKILVIEDEPRAAEYLRQGLTESSYAVEVAYNGTDGLHAAANGDHDLVILDVMLPGIDGFAVLSALRTFRQIPVLMLTARENVDDKVRGFDMGADDYLVKPFQFPELLARVRALLKRGQSQVPAQTLRVTDLLIDPIRHRATRAGQRIDLSAKEFALLSLLAQKTGEVLSRTQIASLVWDIHFDSDTNVVEVAMRRLRAKIDDPFEEKLIHTVRGVGYVMEHRARE
- a CDS encoding TolC family protein translates to MKSFFKLGAVAMATFVLAGCASVNFDQTLADTSSSVGTFTGGKLELSRTKQQTQARNKLTADLLAQPLGMNEAVQLSLANSPSLQALLAQSWAEMAQAEQSGRLANPVFTFERMRFVDELEIGRLLSFGLLDLLTLPRRQAIAQGQVAQAKIQLSASVVEQVTQVRQAWVRAVATQQTLQYAQQVNAAAQAGAELARRMQQAGNFNKLQRAKEQNFYAEAAAQLAAAQHASTAAREELVRQLGLTDAQVEQLKLPERLPDLPKTPIQASVLTASAKEQRLDVQLAKHQLDVAGKSQGLNLLTSLLDVELGIRRDTVFDNGAGTSAVRKGYELDVRLPIFDWGTSQRAAMNAQSLAAANRYESTVRGASSQLRESYSAYRTAYDVARHYRDEIVPLRKTMGEETMLRYNGMLIGVFELLADTREQISSVSAAINAYQQFWLADAALAASVTGKPTSAGAMSVSSAATAGAEGGH
- a CDS encoding CopK family periplasmic copper-binding protein, whose protein sequence is MNFRTAIVSFALLAPALSAFAVDQADIEKSVQLKDGSTVHMFKDGKMAMESKFGRAYRMKEGESMQAADGSIITMKGDEVARLSSALQAHYGGGNK